The genomic region CGGCAGTCTCCGTTGTGTTGGAACTTGCCGCTTTCGAGCAGCCCCGCCACCAACGCCAATTCCCGTTGGTTCAGCACCTGATGGGGCAGCAGCTGGAAGTTGCGGAACGTCCACAGGAGGCGGATCCGCTCACCTAGCGAGGGACGCACATAGCGCAGGCCATTCTCGCTCTGGACCTCGAGCACTCCGTGACGGATTTTTTCTATCCACATAAGGCCACCTCACCCACACCTCGGGTTAGCGGCGAGAGCGGCGGCAACCCTGGTTCAGGTGCAGCTGAAATACCAAAGTTACCGGAGGTAGAAGCTGTCTAATCGGCCCAGTCTATAGGGGATAGAGACTCAAGATTGCGAAGGAATGTTACCAATCCCTGCCAGTGGCAAATTTTGTCAATCGAGGGTGACCAATTGTGGAGCCCCGTCAGGCCGGGAAGCCGCAGTGGACGCTTTAGAGTTGGGGTATTGTCGGTGCGCGACGACGGAATCAGGCGGTGGCGCCGTCTTGCCCGTGAGGCCACCTCCTGACTATCTAGAAATCCGCCGCAGGCCGCGTCGTGCTCGGTGACGGCGTTGACTATACCGCCATTCGCATTGGACGAGGCGAGGTGTTCTCTACTATCACCGCCGCGGAATATCGTTGCGCACCACCTCGCCACCCTTCATCACGAAGCGGACGTTTTCCAGCACCTTGACGTCGGTGAGTGGATCGCCGTCCACGGCGATCAGGTCGGCGTAGCGGCCTTTTTCCAGCGTCCCGACCTGGTCGCTCCAGCCGAGCAGGTCAGCGGCATGGATGGTGGCAGCCTGAATCGCATCCAGCGGCTTCATCCCCCACTCCACCATCTTGGCGAATTGCCGGGCATTGTCGCCGTGGGGATAGACGCCGGCATCGGTGCCGAAGGCCATCTTCGCTCCCGCCTGGAATGCCTTGCGGAAGTTCTCGCGCTGCAGCCGTCCGATCTGTCGTTCCTTTTCGATGGATTCCGGCAGCATCCCGGCCTTTTCGCCCATGGCGAGAATGTAGTCGTCGTTGTAAATGTCGAAGACAAGATACGTGCCATGCTCCTTCGCCAGCCGGATACCTTCGTCGTCAATCAGGCTGGAGTGCTCGATGGAGTCAATGCCGGCGCGGATGGCGTCGCGGATGGATTCGGCGCCGTGGGCGTGCGCGGCGACCTTGCGGCCGAGTTTGTGGGCTTCGGCGGCGATGGCCTGCATTTCCTCCAGCGTGTACTGCGGGGCGGCCGCCTGGTCACCCTTGCTGAGCACGCCGCCGGAAGCGCAGATCTTGATGACGTCGGCGCCGTACTTGATGACTTCGCGCACCTTCTGGCGCGCCGCCCAGGGGCCGTCGGCAACGCCTTCGGAGGTGCGGTGGTATTCGAAGGGCAGAAGATTGTCGTCACAATGGCCGCCGGTGATGCCGAGCGCAGGGCCGGAAACCATCATGCGCGGGCCTTCGACCTCGCCGGCATTCACAGCATCCCGCACGGCGACGTCGGTGAAGCCATCGGCGCCGACGTTGCGGACGGTGGTGAAGCCGGCACGCAACGTCACCCGGGCATTTCTCACGCCGATGGTGGCTTCGCGCGGAATGGAGATGCCCAATGCGCGGTAGCCGTGCGTCATCGCGTCGCTGGTGAGGTGCGTATGGACGTCAATCAACCCCGGCAGGCAGGTTGCCTTCGACAAATCGATTGCCGGCACGGATGGGCCGGCGGGTCCGACCGAAGTGATTACTCCTGTGCTGTCGTAGGCAACAAGCTGGTTGGTGAGCACGCGTCCGCTGCGCACGTCGAGCAAGCGGCCGCAGTGCACAGCGCCGGGGGCGACTTGAGCAGATGCGGCGCCGGTGAGCAGACTCAGGAGAAGAGCAGCGAGTCGAGTTTTCATAGCGCGAAGATTGTAACCGACGCGGGTCCGAGAATTCGGACAACACGAATTACCGGCGGGACCGAAAGAAGTCCTGCAGCAACTCCTGGCAGCGGGCGGCGAGCACCCCGCCGGTGACTTCCATCTGGTGGTTCAGTTGAGGATGGTTGAGAACGGAGATAACGGAGTGGACGGCGCCGGCCTTGGGATCATCAGCGCCATAGACCAGCCGCTTCAGACGCGCATGCACCAGCGCCCCGGCGCACATGGCGCAGGGTTCGATGGTGACAAACATTTCGCACTCGGGCAGGCGGTGGTTGGCAACCGCCCGGCCGGCTTCGCGGAGAGCGACAATTTCCGCGTGCGCGCTGGGATCGGAGTCGGCCAGATTGCGGTTGCAGCCGCGGCCGATGATTCTGCCATCGCAAACCACGATCGCCCCAACCGGCACTTCACCCAAGGCTTGGGCGCGAGCGGCTTCGCGCAGGGCTTGCTCCATGTATAGTTCGTCGGTCATTTGCAGAGCCTATTTCACCACAGAGGACACGGAGTGATTAAGCCATTAAGCGAATTTGGTGATTCGGCGTGCCACCAGCAGATCACTAATTCGCAAATCACAAATCACTGAATCACCAATGAGCCGGTGGCGCGCCGCCATGGCTGTGGATTACACTAATCCTGCGACGATTCTCCGGGTGAGGTCATCCATTCCAGCGTGAGCCTGAAAACCGCATTAAACAAAGTTCTGATGGTGGACCTGATCAAGGGGTTGAAGGTAACGTTTCTTTACCAGAACCCCAAAGAGGTCTACACCGAGCAATATCCGCTCGAGCGTCCGCAGGTGGCCGAGCGCTACCGTGGGGCGCCGCGCTTGAACGTCAACGCGGACACGGGCGAGACCTTGTGCATTGCCTGCGACTTGTGCGCGGTAGCGTGCCCGGAGCATCTGATCGTGGTCAGCGCCGAGCGCAACCCCAACACGCGCCGCAAAGAGCTTACGACCTTTACCTACGACACCAGCCGGTGCATGTTCTGCGGGCTGTGCGAAGACGCCTGTCCCACCGACTGCTTGGAACTGACCCAGGATTTCGAGCTGGCCAGCTACACCCGCGAGGGCGCCATCTGGGACCGCCAAACGCTGGAGCAGGGGCCACAGCCGGTGAAGTACGAAAGATAGTAGTCAGTAGTCGGGAGTCAGGGACGCCGCGCATTGCGCGGCGTTTTTGTTTATTGCTGTCCATTCGGGAAGGTTACGCGGAGACCAGGATAAAAAACTGTGAGGGGATTGTCGACGTCAGGATCTTCCAGCGCACGCCGGACCTGGCTGGCAATCTCAGACTTGTATGTTTCGAGTTGTGGCACGAGAGTGTAGATGCTGGCCGTGTCAATTTTTACCGTGCGGAATTGGTCCAAGTCAAAGGGGATGTTATCGCTTGACCGAATCACCTGCACGGTTGGAAGACGGCACGCGTGGCGAAGCGACAGTTCGTAAAAAACGTTAGGATTATGGAATGATAGATCGGCGATGACGAGTCGAGATTTCACCACATGCTCGATTACCTGCCGGCTAATCATGCCAGGTTTGCCTATCTGATCGGCCCTGATTACGCGCAACCCGAATACTTCAACTGCTCGCTCAATGATTGACGAGAGGAACAGATCAGAGTGTTTGCGCTGCTCAGATTCGGGTTCCCCGATAGGTGTGATGTAGAAGCACACCTTCGCCCAGTCCGCTGTGTCCACCGATGCAGGCTTTCCCGCCGCGGGAGTCAGAGCAATCGGTGCGCCGGTCAGCTTTGTGATGTCGGTCGAGCGCGGCATCTCTTCGAGCACATGTTCAACGGGAAGGATCCGTTCTGCTCCTGAAACTGTCCGCAGTAGCCCCAAGAACTTCGCGTTCACAATGAAAGTGTCAACGCATTCGGCCACTTCGTCCTTCGCGTAACCCTTATCGAGCAGGAAATCACGCATCACTGGTAATGCGGGGAGCTTATTCCCCTTGAAGTGGTCATAAAGTTGTTTGAAGGGAGGAATGTTCTCGATCGCAAGTTTAATCCGAGCCTTGAGGCGGTCCGCTGGCGTTGCATCAGAACTTGTGGCCAGCCGGCCTTCCGGAGTGAGTTCCAGATGCTCAGCTTGGTATCCGCCGATGGTGAGACCATACTTTGAAGAGTTCGTTACGAGTTGTCGGCTTGGTCCGCTATCGGGTGCTTTTTTCAGGTTATCAAACAGAGTTAATCTTCGGACCTTCTGACCTGCTGCGAACTGCTGAATGGCCTGCGCAATCACTAACGCTTCTTCAAACGTGCCCGCCGGGAAACTCCTAGTTCTCCGGCCTTGACCCGGCGCTTTTTCGCGCGAACCGTTTCGCTTAGCCCGGCGCCTCCGCCGTTTTTTCTGCTTAGCGCCAGGCTTGCCTACATCTTGAGTATTGGACGAAGTGGGTTTTACTTCCTCAGAGTCCACCATGAGTCTGCTCCACGTTTAGTACTTGTGGCCCAGAGTACATCGTACCACAGTTGTAAACGCGGACCGGACGCGTTGTGGGCTGTTTTGAGTTTTGCGGCGACGTACTACCAAGGTTCTTCCGTTTCGGCGCAGTTGACGAAGTGGTCTGTATTGATCCACTCCTCAGAGAAGTCCAGATTATCAAGGTCTTCGGAATCGGTGACGCCCCCTACGTAGCTTGTGATTCTGACTCTAATCCAAGGGCCATCACCAATTTCGAGCACGCAGAATACGTAATTCAGTGGTGAATCTGAACGTTCCGTTTCGTACCACTTGCCCACGATAAATCGCATAACTCTCTCCCGCGCCATGCCACTTTCAAAACAGCCCACTACCGACGCGCTCATCCTTCCGCAGCGATCACGCCGGCTGCTGCATGGTCATGCAGTGAATGGCGCCCAGGCCCCAGATCAGATCGCCGCAGCAGATGGGAATGATCTCGCGGTCGGGGAATAGGTCGGCCAGGATGTTGAGCGCGCGCCGGTCGTTGGGATCATTGAATACAGGCACCAGAACGCAGCGGTTAGCGATGTAGAAGTTGGCGTAGCTGGCGGGCAGGCGGCGTCCGCGGAAGATCACTGGCGCGGGCAGGGGAAGCTCGACGATGTTAAGCCGGCGGCCGCGCTGGTCGGTCGCGGCGCGCAGGCGCTGAAGATTGTTAGCCAGCGGCTCGTGGTTGATGTCGTCGCGGTTGCCCTCGACAGCGGTGACAATCGTGTCGGGCGAGACGAAGCGGGCCAGGTCGTCAATGTGCCCGTGGGTGTCGTCGCCGGCGATACCGCGCTCCAGCCAGAGAACTTTTTCGATCCCAAGATAATCGGCGAAGACGCGCTCCAGGTCACGGCGCGTCAGCCCGGGATTGCGCTGCTGCGTTTCGCTGAGCAGACATTCTTCCGTGGTGAGCAGCAGGCCGCGGCCATTGACGTCGATGGAGCCACCCTCGAGAACAACAGGCTTCAGGCTACCGGCTGCAGGCTTCCGGCGCGACGGGTGCGAACTTGCAATCGCGCAAGCTGGCGCCCACGTTGGGAACTTCAGGTAACGCACCATTTGCTCGGACGCGCGTTGGTCGAGCGGCCAGTCGGGATACTTGGCCCAGGCGTTGAAGCGGAAATTGACGGCGGCGATCGGATCGCGTTCGGCATCGCGCTTGACGAGAATCGGCGCAAAGTCCCGCGTCCAGCCGCGGTTGGTGCGCCAGCGGTGGAAGCGGATGGTTTCACGCAGGGCGTTGGCGCGCTCCAGGACGTTGCGCGCCCCGGCTTCGGCGGCGGCATCTTCGACGATGATGTCCACCCGCTCGACGCGCGCGAGATGGCGGACGATTTCGGCGTAAACCCAGCGAATAGGCGGAAACTTTCCGGGCCAGTCGGTGCGGTTGTGCGGCCACCCCAGCCAGGTGGAGGCGTGCGGCTCCCACTCGGCAGGCATGCGGTAGCCGAGCGCGGCGGGCGTGTTTTGCCTTGTGTTCAACGCGAGCTCCGACCAGCACATTTAGCCACAGAGGACACAGAGGAAGGAAAACTGAATCTGAATGTATTTACGAATGGAGAGCAGTCTCGCACCTGGGACGTAACTTTGAAGTCCGAAGAAAATCTTCCCAACTCTTTCTTCTCCTCTGTGTCCTCTGTGGCTAATCCAGCAGCCGGTTCGTAATCGGCGCGTAGCTGTCGATGCGGCGGTCGCGCAGGAAGGGCCAGTTGCGGCGCACCTCCTCGAGCTTGCGCAGATTCACCTCGCCGATCAGGATCTCCTCGCGGTCCGGCGATGCCTCGGCAATCACCGTGCCGAACGGGTCGCAAAGAAACGACGTGCCCCAGAAGTCCAGGCCGGCGCCGGGAGTCTGCTTGCCTCGAATGTTACCGGTTTCGTGCCCGACGCGGTTGACGGCCGCGACATACACCCCGTTGGCGATTGCGTGACTTCGCTGGATCGTGCGCCAGGCGTCCTGCTGAACCTGCCCGTGTTCCGCTTTCTCCGCCGGATGCCAGCCGATGGCGGTTGGATAAAACAGGACGTGCGCGCCGCTGAGCGCGGTGAGGCGCGCTCCCTCCGGATACCACTGGTCCCAGCAGACGAGCGTGCCGATGCGCCCCACCGCGGTGTCGAAGGCGCGGTAACCGAGATCTCCGGGAGTGAAATAGAATTTTTCGTAGTAGAGAGGATCGTCGGGGATGTGCATCTTGCGGTAGATGCCGGTGAGCTTGCCGTCGGCGTCGAGCACGGCGGCGGTGTTGTGATACACGCCCGGCGCGCGCTTTTCGAACAGGGACGCGATCAGAACGACCTTCTGCTGCCGGGCGAGCTGCGACAGGCGCGTGGTGGTGGGGCCGGGGATCGGTTCGGCAAGATCGAACAGCGACGCGTCTTCGCGCTGGCAGAAATATTGCGTGAGGAACAATTCCGGCAGGCACACCACCTGCGCCCCGCGTCCGGCGGCGTCGCGCACCATGTCCACGGCGTGCTCAAGATTTTTTTCCGGGTCGGGAGAGCACGACATCTGAATCAAGCCGACGCGAAACTGCTCGGGAGCGGACAATTTTCCTCCGTAACGTGACAGCATAACAGAGCGAGTTAGGAGCATAATGCGGCTGGGGTAGTGGCATGATCTGGCTCAAGAGCGTTGGCGTTGGTCTGCTGTGTGCAGTTGCTCTTCTCTGTTTCGCAATATTCGTGGCCATTGCAGCCGTGTCACTCCTGTCATTCGCTCGTAACGCTGGTACTCTCGCTTGGGATCCGATCTCGGTTAGGTCTCCACTGACCTGGTTCCTATTCGCGGCTGGTTTTGTACTAGGGTTCGCGTGGGAATATCGAAGGCTTGCGCGGCTGATCTCGAACTGACCCACTACCTAGTTCTGCGAGACGTTGACGTCAATGTGCAGCGCGATTTACTTTGGCTGTTTCGCGATCAGCGTTCCTCCGCATTGATCTGCGGCCAAGATTCTGTTGAGGTGAAGGATTGAAGCGCAAGCACGGGCACGAAAAAAAGGATCACGCGCACTCGCCGCAAGGCGCCGGCATTGACCGGCGGCTGCACACGCCGGAAGAGGACCACCTGGTTCCGCTGGAGCCGCTGGATCTGGGCCGCATCCACAGCATCAACGACCTCGTCACGGCGATGGGGCGCACCGCGTTTACGGCGCGGCAAGTTGGCGACGCCGCCGACGTGCTCGAAGCCATGGCGCGCGATAAAGAGTGCCTGGTGGTGATGACGCTGGCCGGCGCGATGACGGTGGCGAAGCAGGGACTGGTCATCGCCGAGCTCATCGACCGCGGCATCGTGCGCGCGCTGGTGTCCACCGGCGCGCTGATGGCGCACGGGCTGGTGGAGGGCATCGGGCGCTCGCACTACATCTACGATCCGAAGATGAACGATGTCGAGCTCTACGAGGCGGGCTACAACCGCGTCTACGACACGCTGGAGCCGGAGCAGAATCTCGATCAGGTGGAGCGCATCGTCGCGCCCATCCTGGACCAGTGGAACGCCGACGAGACACTGTGCTCGTGGAAGCTGAATCGCGCCATCGGCGAGCATTTGAGCAAGCACGTGAAGGGACGGGGAATCTTGAAATCGGCGTATGAAAAAAATGTTCCGGTGTTTGTCCCCGCGTTCACCGATTCCGAGCTGGGGCTCGATCTTGCGCTGCATAACCGCATGCGCGCGAAGCAGAAAAGGACGAAGCTGCGTTACGATCCCTTCGAAGACGTGGACAAGTACGCCGACACCATGCTGGCATCGCCGCGCATGGGCGTATTCACCATCGGCGGCGGAGTGCCGCGCAACTGGACGCAGCAGTTGGGACCGTACCTGGAGTTGCGGCACCGGCGCGGCGGCGAGGACGTGCCGCTGAAGCGCTTTCACTACGGAGTGCGTATCTGCCCGGAGCCGGTGTACTGGGGCGGGCTGTCGGGCAGCCCCTATACCGAGGCGGTGTCGTGGGGCAAGTTCGTGCCGCCGGAAGAAGGCGGAAAATTTGCCGAGGTGTTCGTCGACGCCACCATCGGACTGCCGTTGGTGGTCGGCGCGGTCCTGGAGAGGCTTCAGGCTTCGGGCTCCAGGCTTCCGGCGCGCTAAAATTGCGGTAACCATGAAAATCGGCGTGTTGGCATTACAGGGCGATTTCGACGCGCACCGGCGGCGCCTGCAAGAGCTGGGCACCGAGGTTGTCCTGGTAAGAAAGCCGGAGCAGTTGGACGACGTGGAGGCGCTCGTCATCCCGGGCGGCGAGTCCACCACGTTTCTCAAGCTGCTCGGCGAAAAAGGATTTCAGAAGCTCCAGGAATTTGTGCGGGCGAAGCCGACCTTCGGCACCTGCGCCGGGGCGATCCTGCTGGCGCACGACGTGGACAATCCGCCGCAGCCCGGCCTGGGTGCGCTGGACGTCAGCATCAAGCGCAACGCCTACGGCCGGCAGGTGAACAGCTCGATTCGCCACGGCGCGTCGGAGCTGGGGCCGGAGCCCCTGGAAATGGTTTTCATTCGCGCGCCGAAGTTCGAAAACGTCGGCCCCAAAGTTGAGGTGCTGGCCAGGGAAGGGAACGATCCCGTACTGATCCGGCAGGGAAGAGTCCTGGCCGCGACCTTCCACCCCGAACTCTCGGACGACAAGCGCGTCCACCAGTACTTTCTTGATCTGGTGCGTAACGGCGGATAGACCTCTCCCGCGCTGCCGTCGTTTATACTCAACAGAATGTCAGTTGTTCCCGAGAAAACGTTTTACCTGGAAACCTTCGGCTGCCAGATGAACGTGCACGACTCCGAAAAGGTGATCGGCACGCTCATCGCCCAGGGCTACCGCCAGGTGGAGACCGTCCAGGCCGCCGACCTGGTGCTGTACAACACCTGCTCCATCCGCGACAAAGCGGAGCAGAAGGTGTTCCATCGCCTGGCCGACTACAAGGCTCTCCGGAAGCAGGGCAAGAAATTCGGCGTGCTGGGATGCGTGGCGCAGCAGGAGGGCGAGAAAATTTTCGAGCGCGCGCCGCATGTGTCGCTGGTATGCGGGTCGGCGTCGTACCGCAATCTGCCGGAAATGCTGGTGCAGATCGAGGCAGGGAAGTCGCGCGTCACCGGCCTGGACGACCGCGAAACCGATCA from Terriglobia bacterium harbors:
- the pdxT gene encoding pyridoxal 5'-phosphate synthase glutaminase subunit PdxT; its protein translation is MKIGVLALQGDFDAHRRRLQELGTEVVLVRKPEQLDDVEALVIPGGESTTFLKLLGEKGFQKLQEFVRAKPTFGTCAGAILLAHDVDNPPQPGLGALDVSIKRNAYGRQVNSSIRHGASELGPEPLEMVFIRAPKFENVGPKVEVLAREGNDPVLIRQGRVLAATFHPELSDDKRVHQYFLDLVRNGG
- a CDS encoding deoxyhypusine synthase family protein translates to MGRTAFTARQVGDAADVLEAMARDKECLVVMTLAGAMTVAKQGLVIAELIDRGIVRALVSTGALMAHGLVEGIGRSHYIYDPKMNDVELYEAGYNRVYDTLEPEQNLDQVERIVAPILDQWNADETLCSWKLNRAIGEHLSKHVKGRGILKSAYEKNVPVFVPAFTDSELGLDLALHNRMRAKQKRTKLRYDPFEDVDKYADTMLASPRMGVFTIGGGVPRNWTQQLGPYLELRHRRGGEDVPLKRFHYGVRICPEPVYWGGLSGSPYTEAVSWGKFVPPEEGGKFAEVFVDATIGLPLVVGAVLERLQASGSRLPAR
- the tadA gene encoding tRNA adenosine(34) deaminase TadA; protein product: MTDELYMEQALREAARAQALGEVPVGAIVVCDGRIIGRGCNRNLADSDPSAHAEIVALREAGRAVANHRLPECEMFVTIEPCAMCAGALVHARLKRLVYGADDPKAGAVHSVISVLNHPQLNHQMEVTGGVLAARCQELLQDFFRSRR
- a CDS encoding agmatine deiminase family protein, with translation MCWSELALNTRQNTPAALGYRMPAEWEPHASTWLGWPHNRTDWPGKFPPIRWVYAEIVRHLARVERVDIIVEDAAAEAGARNVLERANALRETIRFHRWRTNRGWTRDFAPILVKRDAERDPIAAVNFRFNAWAKYPDWPLDQRASEQMVRYLKFPTWAPACAIASSHPSRRKPAAGSLKPVVLEGGSIDVNGRGLLLTTEECLLSETQQRNPGLTRRDLERVFADYLGIEKVLWLERGIAGDDTHGHIDDLARFVSPDTIVTAVEGNRDDINHEPLANNLQRLRAATDQRGRRLNIVELPLPAPVIFRGRRLPASYANFYIANRCVLVPVFNDPNDRRALNILADLFPDREIIPICCGDLIWGLGAIHCMTMQQPA
- a CDS encoding NADH-quinone oxidoreductase subunit I — translated: MKTALNKVLMVDLIKGLKVTFLYQNPKEVYTEQYPLERPQVAERYRGAPRLNVNADTGETLCIACDLCAVACPEHLIVVSAERNPNTRRKELTTFTYDTSRCMFCGLCEDACPTDCLELTQDFELASYTREGAIWDRQTLEQGPQPVKYER
- a CDS encoding carbon-nitrogen hydrolase, coding for MLSRYGGKLSAPEQFRVGLIQMSCSPDPEKNLEHAVDMVRDAAGRGAQVVCLPELFLTQYFCQREDASLFDLAEPIPGPTTTRLSQLARQQKVVLIASLFEKRAPGVYHNTAAVLDADGKLTGIYRKMHIPDDPLYYEKFYFTPGDLGYRAFDTAVGRIGTLVCWDQWYPEGARLTALSGAHVLFYPTAIGWHPAEKAEHGQVQQDAWRTIQRSHAIANGVYVAAVNRVGHETGNIRGKQTPGAGLDFWGTSFLCDPFGTVIAEASPDREEILIGEVNLRKLEEVRRNWPFLRDRRIDSYAPITNRLLD
- a CDS encoding amidohydrolase family protein, with the translated sequence MKTRLAALLLSLLTGAASAQVAPGAVHCGRLLDVRSGRVLTNQLVAYDSTGVITSVGPAGPSVPAIDLSKATCLPGLIDVHTHLTSDAMTHGYRALGISIPREATIGVRNARVTLRAGFTTVRNVGADGFTDVAVRDAVNAGEVEGPRMMVSGPALGITGGHCDDNLLPFEYHRTSEGVADGPWAARQKVREVIKYGADVIKICASGGVLSKGDQAAAPQYTLEEMQAIAAEAHKLGRKVAAHAHGAESIRDAIRAGIDSIEHSSLIDDEGIRLAKEHGTYLVFDIYNDDYILAMGEKAGMLPESIEKERQIGRLQRENFRKAFQAGAKMAFGTDAGVYPHGDNARQFAKMVEWGMKPLDAIQAATIHAADLLGWSDQVGTLEKGRYADLIAVDGDPLTDVKVLENVRFVMKGGEVVRNDIPRR